Proteins encoded in a region of the Thermocaproicibacter melissae genome:
- a CDS encoding carbohydrate ABC transporter permease has protein sequence MVKRRTKGDIIFNIINYTVFILFTFICVYPFYYIFINTISANDLSENGQVLFYPIKVHFDNYANIFSISGFGEATFVTVMRTILATVVTLIGSSLLGFLFTKEMWHRKFWYRFLIITMYFNAGLIPWFMTMRTLGLTNNFLAYILPAVVSPFNVIMVKTYIESTPVALQEAAEIDGAGIMTIFTKIVLPLCKPILATIAIFSAVGQWNSFQDTLILMTDSHLYTLQYLLYVYLNQANSLAAIVQNSMDAKTIQNAATQITPTAIKMTITMVVVFPILFVYPFFQRYFTKGIMIGAVKG, from the coding sequence ATGGTAAAGCGTCGGACAAAAGGCGACATAATCTTTAATATCATAAACTATACGGTCTTTATCCTGTTTACCTTTATTTGCGTTTACCCGTTCTACTACATTTTCATTAATACCATCAGTGCCAACGACCTGAGTGAAAACGGGCAGGTCCTTTTCTACCCAATAAAAGTCCATTTTGACAACTATGCCAACATTTTCAGCATCAGCGGTTTCGGCGAAGCAACATTCGTTACCGTGATGAGAACCATTCTTGCAACAGTAGTGACGCTCATTGGCTCTTCTCTGCTGGGTTTCCTGTTTACGAAGGAAATGTGGCATCGTAAATTCTGGTACCGTTTCCTCATCATTACTATGTATTTCAATGCAGGCCTGATTCCGTGGTTTATGACGATGAGAACCCTGGGCCTTACAAACAATTTCCTTGCGTATATTCTTCCGGCAGTAGTAAGCCCGTTCAATGTTATCATGGTTAAGACCTACATCGAGTCAACGCCAGTCGCTCTGCAGGAAGCTGCCGAGATTGACGGCGCAGGAATCATGACGATCTTTACCAAAATTGTTCTGCCGCTTTGCAAACCGATTCTTGCAACAATTGCAATCTTCTCGGCAGTGGGCCAGTGGAACTCCTTCCAGGACACCCTGATTTTGATGACGGATTCCCACCTTTACACCCTGCAGTACTTGCTTTACGTTTATCTGAACCAAGCAAACTCACTCGCAGCAATTGTACAGAACTCCATGGATGCGAAAACAATTCAAAATGCTGCAACGCAGATCACTCCGACCGCGATTAAGATGACCATTACCATGGTTGTTGTGTTCCCGATTCTGTTTGTGTATCCGTTCTTCCAGAGATATTTCACAAAGGGCATTATGATCGGCGCAGTGAAAGGCTGA
- a CDS encoding ABC transporter permease subunit, whose translation MAVLRNTFAISGLNILTSWVPMVFAIFLAEITSNKTKKTIQTLTTLPNFISWVLVYSFAYALFSYNGPINMVLKSLHIIDTNVNWLALDNHTWLNMTLWSMWKGTGWGAIIYLAAIAGIDQELYEAAAVDGAGRFRMMWHITVPGLLPTFFVLLMLSVANFLNNGLDQYFVFQNSFNQEHIEVLDLYVYNLGIGLSSISMATAVGILKSFVSIILLTVVNVISKATRGATIV comes from the coding sequence ATGGCAGTTCTGCGGAACACGTTCGCAATCAGCGGTCTGAACATTCTCACCTCATGGGTTCCGATGGTTTTTGCAATCTTCCTTGCAGAAATCACTTCTAACAAAACGAAGAAAACCATCCAGACCTTGACTACTTTGCCGAACTTTATTTCTTGGGTGCTTGTCTACTCATTTGCTTATGCGCTTTTCTCCTATAACGGACCCATCAACATGGTGCTGAAATCCCTACATATTATCGACACGAACGTCAACTGGTTGGCTCTTGACAACCATACATGGTTAAACATGACACTGTGGAGTATGTGGAAGGGCACCGGTTGGGGCGCAATTATTTACTTAGCAGCAATTGCAGGTATCGACCAGGAGCTTTACGAAGCTGCCGCTGTCGATGGAGCAGGGCGCTTCAGAATGATGTGGCATATCACGGTTCCGGGTCTTCTCCCGACGTTTTTTGTTCTCCTGATGCTCAGTGTTGCAAACTTCCTGAACAACGGACTTGACCAGTACTTTGTTTTCCAAAACTCCTTCAACCAGGAGCACATCGAAGTTCTGGACCTCTATGTCTACAATTTAGGTATTGGCCTGTCAAGTATTTCGATGGCTACTGCAGTCGGCATTTTGAAATCGTTTGTAAGTATCATCCTGCTGACCGTCGTAAACGTCATCTCAAAAGCAACACGTGGTGCCACAATCGTGTAA